The following are from one region of the Salvia hispanica cultivar TCC Black 2014 chromosome 1, UniMelb_Shisp_WGS_1.0, whole genome shotgun sequence genome:
- the LOC125194009 gene encoding acid phosphatase 1-like, with the protein MILLKQLLLLSLVLPFAFPKDAEPSLIVQINQPQLDKLDAQAHCTSWRVAVEANNLSPWKTVPEECRDYVMEYMRGRGYLLDLQRIADEAVLHARSVKLNGGWEIRLGF; encoded by the coding sequence ATGATTCTATTGAAACAGCTCCTTCTATTGTCCTTGGTTTTGCCGTTCGCTTTCCCTAAAGACGCTGAGCCATCTCTGATCGTCCAAATCAACCAGCCACAGCTGGATAAACTCGACGCCCAAGCACATTGTACAAGCTGGAGGGTGGCTGTGGAGGCCAACAATCTGAGCCCTTGGAAGACGGTTCCTGAAGAGTGCCGTGATTATGTGATGGAATATATGAGAGGGAGAGGGTACCTCCTCGATCTCCAGAGGATCGCCGATGAGGCTGTATTGCATGCCAGAAGTGTTAAGTTGAACGGGGGATGGGAAATTCGCCTGGGTTTTTGA